Proteins from a single region of Plectropomus leopardus isolate mb unplaced genomic scaffold, YSFRI_Pleo_2.0 unplaced_scaffold20011, whole genome shotgun sequence:
- the LOC121965438 gene encoding serine/threonine-protein kinase PAK 6-like — MRDYRHQNVVEMHRSALVEEELWVIMEYLQGGALTHIVSETRLNEEQTATVCEGVLQALSYLHSQGVIHRDIKSDSILLTLDGRVTHTHTHKMNISTSSVSAGFGFNP; from the exons ATGAGGGACTACCGGCACCAGAACGTGGTGGAGATGCACCGCAGCGCtctggtggaggaggagctcTGGGTCATCATGGAGTACCTGCAGGGCGGCGCTCTCACACACATCGTCAGTGAAACCAG gTTGAACGAGGAGCAGACGGCGACGGTGTGTGAGGGCGTCCTGCAGGCGCTGTCGTACCTTCACTCTCAGGGAGTCATTCACAGAGACATCAAGAGCGACTCAATCCTGCTCACACTGGACGGgagggtaacacacacacacacacacaaaatgaatatcagcacatcatcagTATCAGCAGGATttggctttaaccct